One Aneurinibacillus migulanus genomic region harbors:
- the hpaB gene encoding 4-hydroxyphenylacetate 3-monooxygenase, oxygenase component has protein sequence MPAKTGKQYIERVDQAQANVWINGEQVTGKASEQPAFKGVMKTQAELYDMQHDPVKRDYMTYVSPTTGERVGTSFIQPKTKEDLEKRRKMMQEWAKHNGGMMGRSPDYINVGMMAYGTAAEMFGKQDTFYAKNMAEYYEYCRENDLSLTHTLIQPQVNRAVNSAQLPDPYIAARIVEKTSEGVVIRGARLLATQGGITDEIMVFPSTLLKQSEEENPYAYAFSIPNNTPGLKFICRESFDYGKSNFDHPLGSRFEEMDTIIVFDNVVVPWNRVFALGDVGVCNQAYNESNAVVHMTHQVVSKNVTKTEFVLGILQLMVETINIGQFQHVQEKISEVIMALETLKAYITAAEANAKIDKWGIMTPDFAPLNIARHYYPKIYPRFSEIMQLLGASGLMAIPSEADFNSEIRPDLDKYLQAANGDAYNRVKLYRLAWDVCMSAFGTRQTLYERFFFGDPVRMASALYSGYDKQEYVDRVKEFLNRSEQLVKNV, from the coding sequence AAGGCTTCCGAGCAGCCTGCTTTTAAAGGAGTTATGAAAACACAGGCAGAGTTATATGATATGCAGCATGACCCGGTGAAAAGAGACTATATGACCTACGTGTCTCCGACAACAGGAGAACGTGTAGGGACTTCTTTTATACAGCCTAAAACAAAAGAAGACCTGGAAAAACGCCGCAAGATGATGCAAGAGTGGGCGAAACATAACGGGGGAATGATGGGGCGTTCCCCAGACTATATCAATGTGGGCATGATGGCTTATGGAACAGCTGCTGAAATGTTCGGAAAACAAGATACGTTTTATGCGAAAAACATGGCCGAGTATTATGAGTACTGCCGGGAAAACGATCTTTCGTTAACTCATACATTAATCCAGCCACAAGTAAACCGTGCGGTCAATTCAGCTCAATTACCAGATCCTTATATTGCAGCTCGAATCGTCGAGAAAACGTCTGAAGGGGTTGTTATTCGTGGAGCACGCCTACTCGCGACTCAAGGCGGTATTACAGATGAAATCATGGTATTCCCTTCTACTCTTTTAAAACAATCAGAAGAGGAAAACCCTTATGCTTACGCATTTTCCATTCCCAATAACACACCAGGATTGAAATTTATTTGCCGTGAGTCGTTCGATTATGGCAAGTCCAATTTTGATCATCCGCTAGGATCACGTTTTGAGGAAATGGACACAATCATCGTATTTGATAATGTAGTCGTACCATGGAATCGCGTATTTGCACTCGGTGATGTAGGGGTTTGTAACCAGGCTTACAATGAGAGTAATGCAGTTGTTCATATGACACATCAGGTGGTATCTAAAAACGTTACGAAAACAGAATTTGTATTAGGAATTCTTCAGCTAATGGTAGAAACCATCAATATTGGTCAATTCCAGCACGTTCAAGAAAAAATTTCGGAAGTCATTATGGCGTTGGAGACTTTGAAAGCTTATATTACAGCAGCAGAAGCGAATGCGAAAATCGACAAGTGGGGAATTATGACGCCAGACTTTGCTCCATTAAATATTGCTCGTCACTATTATCCGAAAATTTACCCGCGATTCAGTGAAATCATGCAACTATTAGGGGCAAGCGGCTTGATGGCGATTCCGTCAGAAGCAGATTTCAACTCAGAAATTCGTCCTGACTTAGATAAATATTTACAGGCAGCTAATGGCGATGCGTATAACCGTGTCAAACTATACCGCTTGGCTTGGGATGTTTGCATGAGTGCATTCGGTACAAGACAAACTTTATATGAGCGCTTCTTCTTCGGGGATCCGGTCAGAATGGCAAGCGCTTTATACAGCGGCTATGATAAGCAAGAATATGTAGACCGTGTAAAAGAATTTTTAAATCGCTCTGAGCAGTTAGTTAAAAACGTATAA
- the hpaD gene encoding 3,4-dihydroxyphenylacetate 2,3-dioxygenase: protein MDFNIIRIARTVINVKDLDRSRDFYVNALGFIETECDGEHIYLRGLEEHTHHSLILKESDKLGVHALGYKVEKEEDLDKLAAFFQSKGLKTKWLEEGSQHAVGRALHVHDISGMPLEFFCKMDGAERMIQRYEQYRGARIQRIDHVNCAVPDVEKSYNFFINELGFACSEYTATEDDRIWAAWLHRKQTVHDQAFMNGEGPRLHHIGFWLPDPLALIHCCDVLASLGYAENIERGPGRHGLSNAFFLYLRDPDGYRIELYNGDYLTSDPDFSPVRWDLDDPRRQTFWGHKAPESWFSDTSPFLDIETGEQLPVSNPTLQKIKPEFVL from the coding sequence ATGGATTTTAATATTATTCGAATTGCGAGAACCGTGATTAATGTTAAGGATTTGGATCGTTCTAGAGACTTTTATGTAAACGCTTTAGGTTTTATCGAAACGGAATGCGATGGGGAACATATTTATTTAAGAGGATTGGAAGAGCATACGCATCACAGCTTAATCCTAAAGGAGTCGGACAAACTAGGCGTTCATGCCTTGGGATATAAAGTGGAAAAGGAGGAGGATTTAGATAAACTGGCGGCATTTTTCCAATCTAAAGGTTTGAAAACGAAATGGCTTGAAGAAGGATCGCAGCATGCTGTCGGAAGAGCGTTACATGTACATGATATATCAGGGATGCCTCTGGAGTTTTTCTGCAAAATGGACGGGGCGGAGCGTATGATTCAGCGATATGAGCAATATAGAGGAGCAAGGATTCAACGCATTGACCATGTAAACTGTGCTGTTCCGGATGTAGAAAAATCATACAATTTTTTTATTAACGAATTAGGATTTGCATGTTCCGAGTATACAGCCACAGAAGATGATCGAATTTGGGCAGCATGGCTGCATCGCAAGCAAACGGTTCATGACCAAGCCTTTATGAACGGGGAAGGCCCTCGGCTTCACCATATCGGTTTCTGGTTACCCGACCCACTAGCTCTCATTCATTGCTGCGATGTGTTGGCTTCTCTTGGCTATGCAGAAAATATTGAGAGAGGACCAGGTCGTCACGGACTTTCCAATGCCTTCTTCCTTTACTTAAGAGATCCGGACGGCTACCGAATTGAGCTTTACAATGGAGACTACCTAACAAGTGATCCAGACTTTAGCCCGGTTCGCTGGGATTTAGATGATCCGAGGCGCCAAACTTTCTGGGGACATAAAGCACCAGAGAGCTGGTTTAGCGATACATCTCCATTTTTAGATATTGAAACAGGAGAGCAACTACCAGTTTCCAATCCAACTTTACAAAAAATAAAGCCAGAGTTTGTCCTATAG